TTCACCGATGAATATTTAGCATCACAAACGGAGGTGGTGAGGGTATAATTGCCTTTATCAATGAGAATAAAATTCTGGTTATGCGCCGGAACATCCAGATTATAGAATTTTCTACCGCTGATTTTTACAATTAAATTACATTTAGATTTATTCACAATCTGCACATACGCCGTTCTGCTCGATGGATCACTGTTGAACATATGATTCAGTAAATCGGCAGTACGTTTATGCTTGTCATTCCGCCCGTCTTTCGCAACATCTTTTTTTATTGCAGTCTTTAATTTCTCAGTGCTGATCGGTTTTACAGTAGGTTTAGCAACACTCGCCTGCTGTGTGGCCGGTTTATTATTGTTTATAGCAGCTAATAGTTTACGCTTAAATTCCGGAGTTTTGGGGTGAGTCGGATTATACTTGATAAAGTTGGCAATAACCTGTGGATCCGTAGATTTTTCGACCTGAGCAACCGTATATTTAGATTGTGCGTGTGAAAAAAACGAAATAAAAAAAACCAGAATATATAGATATCTTTTCATTAAAGGAATGATTTATAGAAGTTTAAATTTTAGTAATAACGAAGAAATCTTCTTTTTAGTTTGTGCGAAATTTATTATCTTTGCAACGCTTAAAATTCAAGCTAAACTAAACAAATTTTTAATAAAAAAAATAAATTTATGTATACACCCGTTGCTGCAGACGTAGCCAAATTAAGAAACATTACAGGAGCAGGAATGATGGACTGCAAAAAAGCCTTGGTTGAAGCTGAAGGAGATTTCGATAAAGCGATTGAAATCCTTAGAAAAAAAGGTCAGAAAGTTGCTGCGAACAGAGCCGACAGAGAATCTACTGAAGGAGCTGTTATCGCTAAAGTAAATGCAGACAATACTGCGGGAGTAATCATCGCTCTAAACTGCGAAACCGACTTCGTTGCAAAAAATGACGATTTCGTAAAATTAGCTCACGAATTAGCTGAACTTGCTTTAGGTAAAACTAAAGAAGAATTTTTAGCTACAGATTTCCAGGGAACAACTGTTGCTGAGAAATTAATCGAGCAGACTGGTGTTATTGGTGAAAAAATTGAAATCGGTTCTTTCGAAACTATCGAAGGGCCATTCTTAGGAGCTTACATCCACGCTGGAAACAAGATTGCTGCAATCACTTCACTTTCAGCTGATGTTGACGGCGCTGCAGATGCTGCAAAAGCGGTATCAATGCAGGTTGCTGCAATGAACCCAATTGCACTTGACGAAACTATGGTTTCTCAGGAAGTTATCGACAGAGAACTGGATATCGAAAGAGAAATCTTGACTAAAGAAGGTAAACCTGCAAACATTATCGATAATATCCTAAAAGGAAAAATGCAGAAATTCTACAAAGACAACACTTTGGTACACCAAGCTTTCATTAAAGACAGCGGTGTTTCTGTAGCTGATTATGTAAAATCTGTAAACGGAGATCTAAAAGTGGTAGGTTTTGTAAGAGTAAGTCTTACTTAATCAAATCTTTTACTGATATAAATCTCTTCCATTAATTGTGGAAGAGATTTTTTTTTCGCCAAATATGAAGTAATTTTGTCACCCGGAAAAATACTATGTCCAGAGCCAAAATTTTCAGCAGTTTTAACCTGCTTTTCATCTTATTCAATATTTCTGTAAACGCACAGCAATATATCACGGTAGACACTTCTACTTATACCGCAGAACAGCTTGTACGCGATGTATTTATCGGCTCTCAGAACGCAGGTTGTATTACCGTGTCTAATGTTTCCACTACAGGCTGGCAGAATGCCGGAGGCAGCGAGTCAAGCCACGGCTACTTCGAAAAAGGTTCACTGCCGTTTGATATCAGCAAAGGAATTATTCTGAGTACGGGAGCCGTTCGTAATGCACCAGGACCTAATAACGTTCTGCTGGATGATCAGGACGATCAATGGCAAGGCGATCCGGATTTGGCAGCTGCACTTCAGGAAAGCGTATATAACTATTTAAATGCAACTTCTATCGAGTTCGATTTCGTTGCAAACAATACCTCGGGCATCAGCTTCGAGTATCTGTTTCTCTCCGAAGAATACCGCCGTACCAACTGCACCTACTCCGACGGATTTGCTTTTCTGATCAAGAAGGCCGGGACCTCGGACCCCTACACCAATATTGCTCTGGTTCCCGGAACTCAAGATCCTGTGACTTCACTTTCCATAAATACTGCACCAAACTGCCCCAGAAATACTGGGTATTTTGGGAGTTTCAACGGAACCAACTCCCCCACCGCGTTCGATGGACAAACCAAAGTTCTTACCGCAAAAACAGATATTGTTCCCGGAGTTAAGTATCACATCAAGCTGGTAATTGCAGATCATCTTGCAGGCTCAGACCGGACCGGACGATACGATTCCGCAGTATTTCTTAAAGCTGGAAGTTTTGTTGGTAAAAAAGATTTGGGTCCCGACCTTCTGATAGCGAACAATAATCCTGTTTGCGAAGGAAGTTCTAAGATCCTGGATGCTACAACAGCGGGAGCTACTTCTTACCGGTGGTTTAAAGACGGAGTAGCGATTCCGGGAGCGACCAATGCACGACTTACCGTTCCGGGTGTAGTATCGAGTAATGGCAATTACGAAGTTGAAGTTAATATCGGTGGCTGCATTTTAACCGGTTCTGTCAAAATCGAAATTCAGGAAAAACCGGCGATTAATTTTGGGACTTTCACCCTTTGCGATGACAATTTATCCGGCGGCATTCCTGTAGATTTCTCAGAGTTTGACTCCCAGATTATTTCCAACTTCAATACTGCTTATCTTCCGAAATATTATCTGACGAAGCCAGCTTCGGAAACTGGAACATCTGGAACAGAGTTACAAAATGGATGGCTTCTTACCGGCGATACCCGCATTTATGTAAGAGTAGAAAGTGCGTTTGGCTGTAACCCGGAATTTGGCGAGATCCTGCTTAAATTCGGCAATAAGACAATACTCCAAACAAATACGGTTTCTGATAATGTCTGCGACAATGATTTAAATGGCTCCGAGAGCGTAAACCTCAAAAATTATCAGAGCCAATTTACTACAGCATCAGACTTGACCGTTACCTTTTACAATTCCGCTGAGGACGCCAGAAACAAGGTAAATCCAATTACAGAAAGCCAGACGATTACTGCCTCCAAAACATTCGGCGTGCGTTTTGAAAGTTCCACCGCCTGTCCCAATGTAGGAACATTAATCATCAATTTAAAATCACCTAAGAAATCAACCGTTTTAAAGGATGTCATCATCTGTAATAACGCCTTAACTGTTTTAGATGCAGGACCTGGTTTCGATTCTTATCTTTGGAGCACTGGGGAAACCACACCGCAAATCGGCAATGTTCCCGTGGGGGAATATTGGGTTGATTTAGGGTCCAATGGATGTATTTACCGACAAACCGTGAAGGTTTCCGCTTCCGTTTTACCTCAGATTACCAACATTGAGGTTTCGGGGAATACCGCAACAGTATTTGTTTCAGGCGGAATTCAGCCTTACGGATATTCTTTAGACAATATCAACTTTCAGAGTTCTAATGTTTTTACAAATGTTCCACGCGGCCTGCACAAAATGTATGTTCTTGATGCTCAAAATTGCCAGACGGTAGAAAAAGATTTTCTGATCATCAATCTTATCAACGTCATTACGCCAAATGGTGACGGGCTTAACGATGCGCTGGATTATTCTGATCTGAGAATTAAAGAGAATGTAAGTATACAAATCTTCGACCGATACGGCACTCTTGTTTTTACCTCTAAAGACAATCAGTTTCTCTGGGACGGAAAACTACTCAGCGGAAGAGCGCTCCCGACAGGAAATTACTGGTATATCCTGAACTGGACAGAACCGGAAACCCAGATTCCGGTATCCTACAAAGGCTGGATCTTACTTAAAAACCGAAATTAGAATTCAGTTCTTATCTGGAGATATTATCGAAATGCTGAAAACCGTTGAGGAAATCCTTTACGCCCATCCTTTTTTTACCCTCCAACTGTAATTCTTCAGGGAAATAAGTTCCGTTTTTAGCGAAAATTTTAAAAGAATGTTTGTCGATCTCTAAACTTCCGGGAGTTTTGTCGTGCACGGAAATCTCAAACTTTCCTTTATAAATTTTAAGTGTTTTTTCCTCTTCTCCAATTTTTAAAGTGGTAAAAGCACACGGATACGGCGACATTCCGCGGATAAAATTATGGACGGTTTCTACCTCTTTTGTCCAGTCGATCCGGGTATCTTCCTTAAAGATTTTAAAGGCATTTTTCGGATGTTCAACTTCAGGCTGCGGTTTTTCCTGTATTGAATTTTCCGCCAAGCCATCCAACGTTTTTACTACCAATTCTGCACCCATTATCATGAGTCTGTCATGCAGTTGACCGGCGTTTTCATCCGTTAAAATTTCGATTTCGTTCTGTAAAAGAATGTTTCCCTCATCAATCTTTTCGTTGATGAAAAAAGTCGTTGCGCCAGTTTTTTTCTCACCGTTAATGACTGCATAATTAATTGGAGCCGCACCACGATAATCCGGCAGAAGCGATGCGTGGAGATTGAAAGTACCAATTTTAGGCATTTCGAATAAGATTTTTGGCATCATCCTGAAAGCTACCACGACAAAAACGTCGGCATCTAATTCCTGAATACTTCTTAAAAATTCTTGATTTCTCAATTTTTCAGGCTGAAAAACCGGCAGATTATTTTCTACCGCGAAAGTTTTTACCGGGGATTCATGAATTTTCTGGCCCCGTCCGCTGGCCTTATCAGCTACTGTTACAACGCCAACAATTTCATGTTGAGATTTATGAATTGCTTCGAGTGAGGTTTTTGCGAATTCGGGAGTACCGAAGAATATAACTTTTAAAGGTTTCATTTGAATTTAAATTTTTTTTGGATGTGATTCCTAAAAATCACTCATGATTATATGCATACGTGCGGAAATTCAGCATTTTAACCTTTCCGGAATCCAGCAGATAAATAAGGTTTTCTAAAATATTTTCCTTTTCGTAATAATTTAATCTGATTGCGATTTCTTCTACGTTTGAAGGTTTCTGTTTCAGAATTTCGATAATTTCTTGAGAGACATTTCTTCCAAAAACGCTTTCTTTCTGCTGTTCACAAACAGAACAATTGCCACAGTTTTTAACTTCTTTTTCGCCAAAATAAGACAGAATCAGTTTCATTTTACAGAAATCACTGTTACGGACAAAGAATTTCATTTCTTCCCACTTCTGAAGTTTATTTTTCTGAATCTGTTCAAAAAGACACCAGTATTTACCCTGAACAGCTCTGTCATCACGATGTTTCAGGAATTTAATACTCGCCAGGGCACCATCGATATATTCCACGTAATTTTTTTGCTGCAACTCCTTAATTCTTTCCTTGATGAGATGAGAATCTACGTTCATTTTGTTACTCAAAGTAAACTCACTGAACATAATTTTATGAGTCGTAAGTCCGGAATAAGTCCTCAGAAGCAGTTCAATGAAATAGGCATCTTTTTTAGCAAGCAAATCAAGTTCATCCGGATTAATTTTTAATTCCAGTGAAGAAAGCGAGCGGTTGCTGTTAAAAAAAACAATTTCCTGATTGTGCAGAAAACCAAGTACATTTCTGATTTTGGCCAATGACGCTTTGGTAAAATTCTGAATCTTCTGAATATGCAGTTGAAATACATTTTCTGCGAGATCGTTTTCAGCAATTTGAAACCCCGAATACAGGTAAGAAACAATGTTGTAAAACTCGTGCTTCGTTGGTGTTTGGTTCCGCAGTATTTGGTCAAAATTCGTAAGTTCCTGCTCATTCCAGAAGAGAAAAGCTGATGAAGGCTGACCATCACGCCCAACCCTTCCGATTTCCTGATAATAATTCTCCAAGGATTGCGGCGGCGAGAAATGAACTACGAATCTAACGTTATCTTTATCGATTCCCATTCCAAATGCATTGGTAGAGATCAGCACATGATCATTACTTTTAAGCCAGTGGTTCTGCCTTGCATTTTTTTCCTTTACCGGAAGTCCCGCATGAAAGAAATCGACATTATTGATACTGTTATTCTGAAGGAATTTCACAAGTTCCTCCGATTCTTTCCGCGTACGGACATAGATAATTCCGGAGGAGGTATTGTATTTCATGAGATTCAGAATGCGCTGATACTTATCTGAAATTTTATCTGAAATGATTTTAATATTGGTCCGCCGAAAACTTTTCTTAAAGATTTCAGGATTTTTAAGGTTAAGTTTGAGCTTAATTTCCTGAAGTACTTTCGGAGTCGCCGTAGCGGTGAGCGCAAGACAGGGAATATCGAGAAACTGTGACCTGAAATCCTTTATATTCTGATAGCTCGGCCGGAAATCCTGCCCCCATTCAGAAATACAGTGCGCCTCATCAACTGCGATGAAGGAGATTTGAATTTCTTCCAGATTCTGGAGAAATACACGATTGGTCAGCCTTTCGGGCGATACATACAGCAGTTTTGTAAGTCCGTCTTTGCAGCGGTTATAAACCGTTTCTGCATCGAATTCATCGAGTTCTGATGAGAGATATTCAGCTTCAATTCCATTATTTTTAAGCTGATAAACCTGGTCTTTCATCAAAGCCAAAAGCGGGGAAACTACAATACATGTACCTTCCAAAACAAGCGCGGGAAGCTGATAACACAGCGATTTACCGCCACCTGTTGGAAGAAGTGCCAGCGAATCCCGGCCTTCGATAACCGAATTGATGATATTTTCCTGAGAGTCCCGGAATGTATCGTAACCCCAAAAATGTTTTAGGGTATCGAACTTTAACTGCTGAAAATCGTGGGAGGAAATCATGGGAGTAAAATTACTGAAACAAATGCCATCAGACAAAAAAAAGCCACGCATTGCGTGGCTTTAGTATTATAATTAAGTAAAATTATTTAGCTTCGAAGTAAACCCTTCTGTTTGCTCTGTTTTTCCATTCCGGACATTTTGTAGCTGGATCGCACTCTGGATATTTAAGGTCTTTTTCACCTCTACCAATTGCTTCTAATTTACCTGCTTCTACTCCGTTATCGATCAGATAGTTCTTCACCGTATTTGCTCTTCTTTCAGAAAGATTCTGGTTGTAAGCATCAGAAGCTCTCGTATCTGTTCCTCCGATCACGTTGTATGTTCCGGATGAAGAGTTGATATAGTTTACAGCGTTATTAAGGATTGGCGTGTTAGAAGGAAGAATTCTGTCGGAATCTAAATCAAATTCAATTCCCTCAAGAGTTCTTGTATTATCTGTAACTGTACCACCTGTAGGACAACCGTTATTTTCAACAGGACCAGGTACTGTAACACATTTGTCGTAAAGGTCTATAACTCCATCTAAATCTGTATCAAGCGCTACACCTGCACCATCAACTCTTGCTCCTGCAGGAGTATCAAGCTGTCTGTCCCAATCATCACATACACCGTCGTTATCAGCATCTCCTTTCTTACAAACTTCTACATCCTGGTTTCTGTCAGCCAAAACATCAAGCTTGTAATAGATTTCCTGAAGCGGATCGTGCCACATCAAATGAGACTGGTGTTTTCCTAATTTTAAAGACAAACCAAGGGTAGCATTAAAGAAGTTATCAGAAACCTGCTCTTCACGCTGATTGATCGGGCTGTACTGTGCACCTCCGCCGTCAAATTCATCATCTCCGGTTACAAAGTACATTACACGTCCTTCAATATCAATTTTTCTGTTTACTTTATATTTCAAGCCTGCACCTGCCTGACCGAACATAGACCCCAATTTGAAAGGTTTAATTTCAGTCATCAATCTTTGTCCGGCAGCATCTTCGAGATAAGCTCTGTAAGCCAAAGTCCCGACACCTGCATAACCATGTAAAGCCCATCTGTATGGAGATTTATTATCAACTCTTCTTAATAGATTAGAAAAGTTAAGGTCTCCCAGGATCGAAATAGCATCGTATTGGGTTCTCGCTCCTACATCCTGAAACGTATTACCGGTAGCGTTATCTGTTTTTGTATTAAACCATCCCTGACGGGTTTCGCCTCTGTCATACTGAAGATTCAGCCCGAAAGCATGGGTAATCGCTTTATCAATACTTAAATAAGCAGAATATCCGAATACATTTTTACCATTCCCATTCTTGATGGAAGTTAAGTCGGCAGACTGCACCAATGGGATACCTGCTCCTACGGAAACAGCCCAGTCATTGAATCGTTTGGACTCCTGAGTAAACGGAGATACATTTGCAGACCCTGAAGAAAATGTGTTTGGATATCCTTCAGTAGAAACTGCAACGGAGTCTTGTGCAAAGATAGCAGTAGGTAAAACCAGTGCTAAAGCAAAGCTTGTTAAATTTAGTTTCATAATTTATTTTTTTGTTAAGTGATGTTTATTGTACTGTTGTGTTTACATTTGTAGCGGCTCCTGATGGGCAACCGTTATTTTCTGCAGATCCGGGAACTGTAACGCATTTGTCATACAGATCGATGATACCGTCTAAATCCATATCAAGTGCTACACCTGCTCCATCAACTCTTGCGCCTGCAGGAGTATCCAGTTGTCTGTCCCAATCATCGCAAACTCCGTCATTGTCATTATCACCTTTTTCACAAACTACTAATTCGTCTGGCGTGTTTTCAAGAACAGTTGTTCTGTAATAGGCTTCCTGAAGAGGATCATGCCATGCTAAGTGTGAAGCATGCTTTCCTAATTTGAAAGATAATCCAAGATTTACAGTAAGCAAATCATCGCTGTGCGAATCATTAATAAGATTGTAGTTGATTCTTGGTGAATTAGTATCCCTGCGGTCACCTCCACCATCAAATTCCTCATCACCACTCATAATATACATGGTTCTAAGTTCTACATCCATAAGTTTGGATGCTTTATACTTTAGGCCAATACCCCCCTGATAAAAAAATGAATTGATACCCATTTTCTGATCTACCGCCAACGGAAAGGTTCGGGGATTGTAGTTCGAAATGTCCTGATCGAGGAGTAAAGTTTCATACCCCTGAATTCCTATACCTGCATAACCATGTAATGCCCAACGGTATGGTGAGCGATTATCTACACGTCTTAATAAATTAGAGAAATTAACATCTCCGAGTAAAGAGATCTGCTGGTACTTTGTCCAGGCATCGGCAACACCGGCTTTTATGCCTTCAGCTCCGGGCAGTTGCCCACGCTGATTAGATTCTCCCATTTGGTATTGCAATCCAAGACCAAAGGCATGTGTAATCTGTTTGTCCAAACTTGCGTAAGCGTTCCAGCCCCAATTGATCTCATCACCATAGAAAGATGTTAAATCAGCTTTTGCCATCAATGCAGCACCTCCACCAACTGAAATTGCCCAGTCATTGAATTTTCTTGATGAATTATTGAAGTTGTAAACATTGGCGGAACCGTTTGAAAACGTGTTTGGATATTTCTGATTATCCTCTAAAGCTGTGCCATCCTGGGCATAGAAAGCAATAGGCAGAAATAATGCTAAAAATAAACCTAATTTCATATTTATGTTTTTAATGTTTTCTAAATACTTAACAACAATTTTTTAGAAAATTCGCGTTCATAAACATGTTTGCTATGAGGAATTTCTAATCTTAGCGAACTGAAATTCATGTTCCCATAAAAGACAATGTCTATATCAATAACTCTGTCTGCATACCCTTTCGTTATCAATGAATCGTCTGTTCTACCCATTTCAACTTCTATCTTTTTTAGCAAATTAAGCAGTTTTATGGGAGAAAATTGTGTTTTTATACGTAATGCAATATTACAAAAAATATTATTACTAACAAATTCTACGGGTTTTGTATATATAATTTCGCTTTGTCCTACAAGCTCACCAACTTCCTCTTCAATTCTGGATATTGCGAGATCTATATTATCCTTTTGCTTCCCTAAATTGCTTCCGAGTAACAAAGTGACTAAATGATGCGACATATTGTGAAATATATAAAGATTATGAAAAGTTTTTTTAAAAATGTCCTCGCAAATATAGTTGCAATAATGATTATTGGCGGGCTTTTTTTTATGTTTATCGTAACAATGGTTGCTGTTTCTGCTTTTAGCGGCAACAAAAAATCTGCCATAAAAAACAATTCTGTGCTGATATTGGATTTAAAAACCAATATAATCGACAGTCCTACCGAAGATAACGAAGA
The window above is part of the Kaistella faecalis genome. Proteins encoded here:
- a CDS encoding OmpA family protein, yielding MKLNLTSFALALVLPTAIFAQDSVAVSTEGYPNTFSSGSANVSPFTQESKRFNDWAVSVGAGIPLVQSADLTSIKNGNGKNVFGYSAYLSIDKAITHAFGLNLQYDRGETRQGWFNTKTDNATGNTFQDVGARTQYDAISILGDLNFSNLLRRVDNKSPYRWALHGYAGVGTLAYRAYLEDAAGQRLMTEIKPFKLGSMFGQAGAGLKYKVNRKIDIEGRVMYFVTGDDEFDGGGAQYSPINQREEQVSDNFFNATLGLSLKLGKHQSHLMWHDPLQEIYYKLDVLADRNQDVEVCKKGDADNDGVCDDWDRQLDTPAGARVDGAGVALDTDLDGVIDLYDKCVTVPGPVENNGCPTGGTVTDNTRTLEGIEFDLDSDRILPSNTPILNNAVNYINSSSGTYNVIGGTDTRASDAYNQNLSERRANTVKNYLIDNGVEAGKLEAIGRGEKDLKYPECDPATKCPEWKNRANRRVYFEAK
- a CDS encoding RecQ family ATP-dependent DNA helicase; amino-acid sequence: MISSHDFQQLKFDTLKHFWGYDTFRDSQENIINSVIEGRDSLALLPTGGGKSLCYQLPALVLEGTCIVVSPLLALMKDQVYQLKNNGIEAEYLSSELDEFDAETVYNRCKDGLTKLLYVSPERLTNRVFLQNLEEIQISFIAVDEAHCISEWGQDFRPSYQNIKDFRSQFLDIPCLALTATATPKVLQEIKLKLNLKNPEIFKKSFRRTNIKIISDKISDKYQRILNLMKYNTSSGIIYVRTRKESEELVKFLQNNSINNVDFFHAGLPVKEKNARQNHWLKSNDHVLISTNAFGMGIDKDNVRFVVHFSPPQSLENYYQEIGRVGRDGQPSSAFLFWNEQELTNFDQILRNQTPTKHEFYNIVSYLYSGFQIAENDLAENVFQLHIQKIQNFTKASLAKIRNVLGFLHNQEIVFFNSNRSLSSLELKINPDELDLLAKKDAYFIELLLRTYSGLTTHKIMFSEFTLSNKMNVDSHLIKERIKELQQKNYVEYIDGALASIKFLKHRDDRAVQGKYWCLFEQIQKNKLQKWEEMKFFVRNSDFCKMKLILSYFGEKEVKNCGNCSVCEQQKESVFGRNVSQEIIEILKQKPSNVEEIAIRLNYYEKENILENLIYLLDSGKVKMLNFRTYAYNHE
- the fmt gene encoding methionyl-tRNA formyltransferase codes for the protein MKPLKVIFFGTPEFAKTSLEAIHKSQHEIVGVVTVADKASGRGQKIHESPVKTFAVENNLPVFQPEKLRNQEFLRSIQELDADVFVVVAFRMMPKILFEMPKIGTFNLHASLLPDYRGAAPINYAVINGEKKTGATTFFINEKIDEGNILLQNEIEILTDENAGQLHDRLMIMGAELVVKTLDGLAENSIQEKPQPEVEHPKNAFKIFKEDTRIDWTKEVETVHNFIRGMSPYPCAFTTLKIGEEEKTLKIYKGKFEISVHDKTPGSLEIDKHSFKIFAKNGTYFPEELQLEGKKRMGVKDFLNGFQHFDNISR
- a CDS encoding OmpA family protein, which codes for MKLGLFLALFLPIAFYAQDGTALEDNQKYPNTFSNGSANVYNFNNSSRKFNDWAISVGGGAALMAKADLTSFYGDEINWGWNAYASLDKQITHAFGLGLQYQMGESNQRGQLPGAEGIKAGVADAWTKYQQISLLGDVNFSNLLRRVDNRSPYRWALHGYAGIGIQGYETLLLDQDISNYNPRTFPLAVDQKMGINSFFYQGGIGLKYKASKLMDVELRTMYIMSGDEEFDGGGDRRDTNSPRINYNLINDSHSDDLLTVNLGLSFKLGKHASHLAWHDPLQEAYYRTTVLENTPDELVVCEKGDNDNDGVCDDWDRQLDTPAGARVDGAGVALDMDLDGIIDLYDKCVTVPGSAENNGCPSGAATNVNTTVQ
- a CDS encoding choice-of-anchor L domain-containing protein encodes the protein MSRAKIFSSFNLLFILFNISVNAQQYITVDTSTYTAEQLVRDVFIGSQNAGCITVSNVSTTGWQNAGGSESSHGYFEKGSLPFDISKGIILSTGAVRNAPGPNNVLLDDQDDQWQGDPDLAAALQESVYNYLNATSIEFDFVANNTSGISFEYLFLSEEYRRTNCTYSDGFAFLIKKAGTSDPYTNIALVPGTQDPVTSLSINTAPNCPRNTGYFGSFNGTNSPTAFDGQTKVLTAKTDIVPGVKYHIKLVIADHLAGSDRTGRYDSAVFLKAGSFVGKKDLGPDLLIANNNPVCEGSSKILDATTAGATSYRWFKDGVAIPGATNARLTVPGVVSSNGNYEVEVNIGGCILTGSVKIEIQEKPAINFGTFTLCDDNLSGGIPVDFSEFDSQIISNFNTAYLPKYYLTKPASETGTSGTELQNGWLLTGDTRIYVRVESAFGCNPEFGEILLKFGNKTILQTNTVSDNVCDNDLNGSESVNLKNYQSQFTTASDLTVTFYNSAEDARNKVNPITESQTITASKTFGVRFESSTACPNVGTLIINLKSPKKSTVLKDVIICNNALTVLDAGPGFDSYLWSTGETTPQIGNVPVGEYWVDLGSNGCIYRQTVKVSASVLPQITNIEVSGNTATVFVSGGIQPYGYSLDNINFQSSNVFTNVPRGLHKMYVLDAQNCQTVEKDFLIINLINVITPNGDGLNDALDYSDLRIKENVSIQIFDRYGTLVFTSKDNQFLWDGKLLSGRALPTGNYWYILNWTEPETQIPVSYKGWILLKNRN
- the folK gene encoding 2-amino-4-hydroxy-6-hydroxymethyldihydropteridine diphosphokinase codes for the protein MSHHLVTLLLGSNLGKQKDNIDLAISRIEEEVGELVGQSEIIYTKPVEFVSNNIFCNIALRIKTQFSPIKLLNLLKKIEVEMGRTDDSLITKGYADRVIDIDIVFYGNMNFSSLRLEIPHSKHVYEREFSKKLLLSI
- the tsf gene encoding translation elongation factor Ts; its protein translation is MYTPVAADVAKLRNITGAGMMDCKKALVEAEGDFDKAIEILRKKGQKVAANRADRESTEGAVIAKVNADNTAGVIIALNCETDFVAKNDDFVKLAHELAELALGKTKEEFLATDFQGTTVAEKLIEQTGVIGEKIEIGSFETIEGPFLGAYIHAGNKIAAITSLSADVDGAADAAKAVSMQVAAMNPIALDETMVSQEVIDRELDIEREILTKEGKPANIIDNILKGKMQKFYKDNTLVHQAFIKDSGVSVADYVKSVNGDLKVVGFVRVSLT
- a CDS encoding DUF6759 domain-containing protein, whose product is MKRYLYILVFFISFFSHAQSKYTVAQVEKSTDPQVIANFIKYNPTHPKTPEFKRKLLAAINNNKPATQQASVAKPTVKPISTEKLKTAIKKDVAKDGRNDKHKRTADLLNHMFNSDPSSRTAYVQIVNKSKCNLIVKISGRKFYNLDVPAHNQNFILIDKGNYTLTTSVCDAKYSSVKNINKDIVVTLNAPK